In the Gorilla gorilla gorilla isolate KB3781 chromosome 1, NHGRI_mGorGor1-v2.1_pri, whole genome shotgun sequence genome, GGGTTTCATGCCATCCTTACCTGTGTAAGTGCAGAACACTCCACATACTTGACAGCCTTCAGGTCACGGGCCAGCTTTTCAGCAGTCTCTGGAGTGATAGGCTTCTGTTTGTTCTTGGCAAGTTTCTCAATAGTAGAGGGGTCATCTCTGAGATCAATTTGAGTCCCAACAAGCAAGAAAGGAGTCTTTGGACAGTGGTGAGTTATCTCAGGCACCCACtaaaaaaaggtattttaaaatacaccttTGTTAATCAACAAGCCTCTAATGCTATTTATAACAGGTCAGTAGAAATTCTGAGATGATCTTCTTAGGGCAAGAGTATCTGATCAGCTTaccttttctttcacattttcaaaTGAAGATGGAGAGACCACTGAAAAACAGACTAGAAATACATCTGTTTGTGGATAACTCAGCGGTCGTAATCTGTCATAATCCTCTTGccctagaaaaaagaaaaatattggagAGAATTCAGCAACTGAATCTTGGTGTCCTCAAAGTGTTAAAAGCATGCTGGTCATTACTTAAAAAGCAACTTACTTATCTAATAAAATGTATGGCTTTGTAATATAATATGCGGGCAATATTCTCAATCAGCTAATTCTACAAACTTCAAGCACTCAGAACAGCAATGAATTTACTATTatgttatttgcttttattaCTAGTTTGTGGTGTTCAATCTTTGTGTCCATTAGAAACccaataataaatgtaataactCTTGCTACAGAAATGGTTAAAAATCaatccttgtaatcccagcactttgggaggccgagacaggcggatcacctgaggtcaggagttcgagaccagcctggccaacatgatgaagcctcatctctactaaaaatataaaaattagccgcgtatggtggtgcacatctgtaatcccagctacttggaaggctgaggcagaagaatcacgtgaacccagaaggcggaggttgcagtgagccgagatggcatcactgtactccagtctgggtgacagagtgagactccatctcagatatGGTAAAGAAACAATAACAGTGAAATCATCTAAGGAAAGAAAAACCTCACTGAAACCCAGATGACAAAATCCACTGCCCATCATGACTACAAACACAGGTTCACATATTTAGTTAATGCGTGTATATAAGACCGGTATCTGAAACTGATAAAGCCTAGAAAACAAATTTAGCAAGAATTTATAGatactcaaaataataaaaatacttagaaTTAACTTAATCAGAGGCAAAAGGCTTGGACACCAAaaaattcaaaactgctgaaagaaattaaagaagacataaataaatggaaacacatcccacattcatgaactggaagacttaatattgttgaCATGTCAACATTatccaaagcaacctacagattcaatgcaatccctatcaaaatcccaacaagGGATAGTAATCTTGAAACAAGGGACAATagacaaaataatcttgaaaaagaataaagctgaagcACTcccatttcctgatttcaaaactagaaggctacaataatcaaaacagtgtggtattggcataggGAGATATATAAGACAATGGAATagactagagaacccagaaataaacccttacatatgtgggcaaataatttttcttttctttttttttttttttttagacagagtctcactctatcacccaggctggagtgcagtggcacaatctcggctcactgcaacctccacctccccagttcaagaaactctcctgcctccaccttctgagtagctgggactataggcacacaccaccgcgccaggctaatttttgtatttttagtagagacagggtttcaccatgttggccaggccggtcttaaacttctgacctcaggtgatctgcccacctcagcctcccaaagtgctaagattacaggtgtgagccaccgtgcctagcctagctcaaataatttttgataagggtgccaagaccattcagtggTAAAAggactcttcaataaatggtgctgagaaaatgaCATATTCACACGCAAAAGACAAAGATGAAACCTTACCTAATACTATAtactaaaattaactcaaaatggataaaaggtctaaatgttagacctaaaactttAAAACTCCCAGAAAACATAGGGCAAAAGATTCAGGTGGACTTGGCAATAATTTGTTTGGATATCACACCAAACCACCTGAAAATAGACAAACTTCATGAAATTGTGAAAATTTTATACATCAGAAGATagtatcaacagaataaaaacacaacccacaaaacaggaaaaaatatatgcaaatcgtGTATGTGATAAGAGATTAATACacggaatctacaaagaactcctaaaacttaccctcaaaaaaaaatcccaattcaaaaatgggcaaagaacttgatTAAACAgacctttctccaaagatatataaatggccataagatgctcaacatcactaatcattaaggaaatgcaaatcaaaaccacaattagataccacctcacactaaTTAGGAtggctacaattaaaaaaaaaaaaaaaacaggaaataagtGTCGAACAGAAGAATGTGACTATATCAAACCCCAcatactgttggtaggaatataaaatgggaCAGCCACTGTGCAAAACAAtacggaggttcctcaaaaaaattaaaaacatgatccaacaattccacttctgggtatataccccaaaagaactgaaagcagggtgtCAACAAGGTATTTGTATACACATGTtgatagcaacattattcaaaatagctaaaacgTGGAAGCAATTCATAGCACCAGTATTAAAACTGGAAC is a window encoding:
- the CDC42 gene encoding cell division control protein 42 homolog isoform X2, whose protein sequence is MQTIKCVVVGDGAVGKTCLLISYTTNKFPSEYVPTVFDNYAVTVMIGGEPYTLGLFDTAGQEDYDRLRPLSYPQTDVFLVCFSVVSPSSFENVKEKWVPEITHHCPKTPFLLVGTQIDLRDDPSTIEKLAKNKQKPITPETAEKLARDLKAVKYVECSALTQRGLKNVFDEAILAALEPPETQPKRKCCIF
- the CDC42 gene encoding cell division control protein 42 homolog isoform X1, whose amino-acid sequence is MQTIKCVVVGDGAVGKTCLLISYTTNKFPSEYVPTVFDNYAVTVMIGGEPYTLGLFDTAGQEDYDRLRPLSYPQTDVFLVCFSVVSPSSFENVKEKWVPEITHHCPKTPFLLVGTQIDLRDDPSTIEKLAKNKQKPITPETAEKLARDLKAVKYVECSALTQKGLKNVFDEAILAALEPPEPKKSRRCVLL